The Bernardetia litoralis DSM 6794 genome includes a window with the following:
- a CDS encoding 7TM diverse intracellular signaling domain-containing protein, whose protein sequence is MGFSVYAQQTTTKIDFKTVLLQDTENSVRLEGSSVRIFEDINYSKTFKEISDSNFLSNFEASEGYNPNFGFTESAFWVRVELENQNKEQNEFLLEIAAPHLDSIIFFYQEEGKYKQIITGDAFEFAKRPVENRYFLFPFQLKSTEKQIFYFRIASKASLMQFPMRVWKPLAFEQYNHQFQFIFGIIYGIIIFILINNLFLYFNLGKGNSYLYYVIAMACSLLVIANLNGHAYEYLWGNFPILQQKGLPMCLTFLDFWLVLFCRRFLNTRTFAEKFDKALRIFGFVQLAFFILTIFLPYQFAIYLSNLSATATAIVLLTTGTSAILRGSSSAWLFMSGFTIYILGYVIFALKTSSFLPLNAFTEYSVQVGAALQVILLSFAIGIRIREIRNEKNEAQSFMMESQMQANEHLESKVEERTSELNEKAEALENSYRTVSILSSIGQEITASLDYDAIFAVLYRYVHELMDSAFFGVDLYYPNKEQILYAYNIENEVLLPEQRIDANNPNNLSAYVIRNRESLFLNDVEVEINQYLPNVEVIIGETPKSLIAMPLLVGERILGVVSVQSFEKDAYTNQHLEIMKTLASYTAIALDNASSYSKIRNANTKTMQSIRYAQRIQEGLLPRPRILTENFDQASVFYRPRDIVSGDFYWFETLLKKDFDDELHQNMPNKLKMIALSDCTGHGVPGALMTIMGVNLLNQIIAEGGIWQPDEILTKLDERVRHTFHLEEMHTLRSRRNDGMDIGICAIDEEEQVIYYAGAKMPLYIVRNEKTIIIKGSPFAIGGSFISKKKEKEYKINIFRYEKGDNLFLASDGFQDQFGSDNKMDTHTERKYYTRFFRQFLEKISVLSSVEQYSAFSKELIRWKKTRKQTDDILIMSVKL, encoded by the coding sequence GTGGGTTTTTCTGTGTATGCTCAACAAACTACTACAAAAATTGATTTCAAAACGGTTTTACTTCAAGATACTGAAAATTCGGTACGTTTAGAGGGAAGTAGTGTCAGAATTTTTGAAGATATAAATTATAGTAAAACATTCAAAGAAATTTCAGATTCTAATTTTTTATCTAATTTTGAAGCCTCTGAAGGTTATAATCCTAATTTTGGTTTTACTGAATCTGCATTTTGGGTTCGTGTAGAATTAGAAAACCAAAATAAAGAACAAAATGAGTTTTTATTAGAAATAGCTGCACCTCACTTGGATTCGATTATCTTTTTTTATCAAGAGGAAGGGAAGTACAAACAGATAATTACAGGAGATGCCTTTGAGTTTGCGAAACGTCCTGTTGAAAACCGTTACTTTTTGTTTCCTTTTCAATTAAAATCAACAGAAAAACAAATATTTTATTTCAGAATTGCTTCTAAGGCGAGTTTAATGCAATTTCCGATGCGTGTATGGAAGCCTTTAGCTTTTGAACAGTATAATCATCAATTTCAATTCATTTTCGGAATTATTTATGGAATAATTATTTTTATTCTTATTAATAATCTGTTTTTGTATTTCAATTTAGGTAAAGGAAATAGTTATTTATACTATGTAATTGCAATGGCATGTTCGCTTTTAGTGATTGCAAATTTAAATGGTCATGCGTATGAATATCTTTGGGGAAACTTTCCAATTTTGCAACAAAAAGGCTTACCAATGTGCCTTACATTTTTAGATTTTTGGCTGGTTTTGTTTTGTAGAAGATTTTTGAATACTCGTACCTTTGCCGAAAAGTTTGATAAAGCACTTCGTATTTTTGGATTTGTACAACTTGCATTTTTTATTCTTACGATTTTTTTACCTTATCAATTTGCAATTTATTTATCTAACCTTTCAGCTACTGCAACAGCTATTGTTCTTCTGACAACAGGAACAAGTGCTATTTTGAGAGGAAGCTCTTCAGCTTGGTTGTTTATGAGTGGTTTTACAATTTATATTTTGGGTTATGTAATATTTGCTTTAAAGACAAGTTCGTTTCTTCCTCTGAACGCTTTTACAGAATATAGTGTGCAAGTAGGTGCTGCTCTTCAAGTGATTTTACTTTCTTTTGCCATCGGAATCCGAATCAGAGAAATTCGAAATGAGAAAAATGAAGCACAGAGTTTTATGATGGAATCTCAAATGCAAGCTAATGAACATTTAGAATCAAAAGTAGAAGAACGCACTTCTGAACTCAATGAAAAAGCTGAAGCCTTAGAAAATTCGTACAGAACTGTTTCTATTTTATCTTCAATAGGACAGGAAATAACGGCTTCATTAGATTATGATGCCATTTTTGCTGTGCTTTATCGTTATGTACATGAGCTTATGGACTCTGCATTTTTTGGTGTAGATTTATATTATCCCAACAAAGAACAGATTCTTTATGCCTATAATATAGAAAATGAAGTTTTGCTTCCTGAGCAAAGAATAGATGCTAATAACCCAAATAACTTATCAGCTTATGTTATTCGAAATAGAGAGAGTTTATTTTTGAACGATGTAGAAGTAGAAATAAATCAGTACTTACCTAATGTAGAAGTTATAATAGGAGAAACTCCAAAATCACTTATTGCAATGCCTTTATTAGTTGGAGAGCGTATCTTGGGGGTTGTTTCGGTACAAAGTTTTGAAAAAGATGCTTATACAAATCAGCATTTAGAAATAATGAAAACATTAGCTTCTTATACAGCCATTGCGTTGGATAATGCTTCTTCATATTCTAAAATTCGAAATGCAAATACTAAAACAATGCAAAGTATTCGTTATGCACAACGCATACAAGAAGGACTTTTGCCAAGACCTAGAATTCTGACCGAAAATTTTGATCAAGCAAGTGTATTTTATCGCCCTAGAGATATTGTAAGTGGAGATTTTTATTGGTTCGAAACACTTTTGAAAAAAGATTTTGATGATGAACTACATCAAAATATGCCTAATAAACTCAAAATGATTGCGCTTTCAGATTGTACAGGACATGGAGTACCAGGGGCATTGATGACAATTATGGGAGTAAATCTTCTGAATCAAATCATTGCAGAAGGAGGAATATGGCAACCTGATGAAATCCTAACAAAATTAGATGAACGTGTTCGTCATACCTTTCATTTGGAAGAAATGCACACACTAAGAAGCCGTCGAAATGATGGAATGGACATCGGAATTTGTGCCATTGATGAAGAAGAACAAGTAATTTATTATGCAGGTGCAAAAATGCCTTTATACATAGTCAGAAATGAAAAAACCATAATAATAAAAGGAAGTCCATTTGCTATTGGTGGTTCATTTATTTCCAAGAAAAAAGAAAAGGAATATAAAATAAATATTTTTAGATACGAAAAAGGAGATAATTTATTTTTGGCTTCGGATGGTTTCCAAGACCAATTTGGTAGTGATAATAAAATGGATACTCATACAGAAAGAAAATATTATACTCGTTTCTTTAGACAATTTTTAGAAAAAATAAGTGTGCTTTCTAGTGTTGAACAGTATTCAGCCTTTAGCAAAGAACTGATTAGATGGAAAAAAACAAGAAAACAAACTGATGATATTCTGATAATGAGTGTGAAGCTATAA
- a CDS encoding HD domain-containing protein: MNNSKSQADLYRDALYFACKAHEGQKMSTSIPNVEFPYFLHITEVMTETLIAFQETNNQKLNQDLGVLVAILHDTIEDTSVTLEEIETKYGTEVKNGVWAMTKNEILPKEKQMNDSLEKLLKQPKEVQFVKLADRIVNLKEPPHYWNLEKRKRYQKEAQTILEKLGSTNEYLAKRLEDKIKNYEQYF; encoded by the coding sequence ATGAATAATTCAAAATCACAAGCTGATTTATATAGAGATGCTTTGTATTTTGCTTGTAAGGCACATGAAGGACAAAAAATGTCCACATCTATACCAAATGTAGAGTTTCCGTATTTTTTGCATATCACAGAAGTCATGACAGAAACATTGATTGCTTTTCAAGAAACAAATAATCAAAAATTGAATCAAGATTTGGGTGTACTGGTTGCTATTCTTCACGATACTATCGAAGATACTTCTGTTACTTTGGAAGAAATAGAAACAAAATATGGAACAGAAGTAAAAAATGGAGTTTGGGCAATGACAAAAAATGAAATATTGCCAAAAGAAAAACAAATGAATGATAGCTTAGAAAAACTTTTGAAACAACCTAAAGAGGTGCAGTTTGTTAAATTGGCTGACCGAATTGTAAACCTCAAAGAACCTCCTCATTATTGGAACTTAGAAAAAAGAAAAAGATACCAAAAAGAAGCTCAAACCATTTTAGAAAAATTGGGCTCTACAAATGAGTATTTAGCTAAAAGATTGGAAGATAAAATTAAGAATTATGAGCAGTATTTTTAA